The following coding sequences are from one Saccopteryx bilineata isolate mSacBil1 chromosome 3, mSacBil1_pri_phased_curated, whole genome shotgun sequence window:
- the MAGOH gene encoding protein mago nashi homolog, protein MESDFYLRYYVGHKGKFGHEFLEFEFRPDGKLRYANNSNYKNDVMIRKEAYVHKSVMEELKRIIDDSEITKEDDALWPPPDRVGRQELEIVIGDEHISFTTSKIGSLIDVNQSKDPEGLRVFYYLVQDLKCLVFSLIGLHFKIKPI, encoded by the exons ATGGAGAGTGACTTTTATCTGCGTTACTACGTGGGTCACAAGGGCAAGTTCGGCCACGAATTCCTGGAATTTGAGTTCCGACCCGATG GGAAATTGAGATATGCCAACAACAGCAATTACAAAAATGATGTCATGATCAGAAAAGAG GCTTACGTACATAAAAGTGTGATGGAGGAACTGAAGAGAATAATTGATGACAGTGAAATAACCAAAGAGGATGATGCCTTATGGCCTCCTCCTGACCGAGTGGGCCGGCAG gAGCTTGAAATTGTCATTGGAGATGAACACATTTCTTTCACAACATCAAAAATTGGTTCACTTATTGATGTCAATCAGTCCAA ggACCCAGAAGGCTTACGAGTATTTTATTATCTTGTCCAGGACCTGAAGTGTTTGGTCTTCAGTCTTATTGGATTACACTTCAAGATTAAACCAATCTAG